The genomic segment AAAGCCCAATGATCCGTGTCCAAATTTCTCTCGTTTGTAAAAATTCACATCTCATTTACAGAAAATAAGGTCTCATTTGTTTCATGATAGAAACAAACATCTTATGGTAAGAAAAATGTGGCCACAAGTTTGTGGGggacaggagcgcctgggtggtcggttaagcctcggactcttgatttcagctcatgtggtgatctcacagtttgtgggttcaagccccatgtccggctccgTGACGAGAAtggctgcttgggactctctctctctctctgcccctcccctgcattctctctccctcaaaataaataaacgttaaaaaagagtTTGTGGGGGACAGACAAGAGGAATACTCAGGACTGTAGTAGTCTCAAAACACAAATGTTACTCCAACAGGTAACCAGATTTTAAAGGTGCTTCAATAGTCTTGTCCTTGTACAAATCTGACGTTCTCTCTACCCTTTAGGGACCTCAGCTGTTCTTTGGATCCATTcttatccatctatcatctatctttctatctaaatacatacatagtgTGTGGCCACCCCATCCACTTACCTACCTACCTCATTTTATACACtgttattttcaaagagaaactaATTCTGGCCAGAGACTCTTTAGTGACAGGCTGGCTCGCCTTCCCCTCTCCGAGAGCAAGGGCACTAAACTGAGATTCTCCCTGTGACTCACAAAGCCACTATGATCAGGTGGACGTTGTGAGCCATTATTGCCCTGTGCATTGCTACAATTTTATCGGGCTGGAGTGGTTAATAATCACACTGATCTGAAGATTCATgtgtttctgttctcttttatgtttatttatttttgagagagagagagagagagagagagagagagcacgaacagggaaggagcagagaagagggagacacagaatctgaaacaggctccaggctgagctgtcaacacggagccccacgcgggactcgaacccacaaccctgagatcatgacctgaactgaagtctgacgcttaacgactgagctaTGTAGGCACCCCTAGAtctcttattaaaaagaaaaaatatcggggcgcctgggtgcctcagtcggttaagcgtccaacctcggctcaggtcatgatctcgtggtttgtgagttggagccccgtgtgggctctgtgctgacagctcggagcctgaagcctgcttcggattctgtgtctccctccctctctctctgcccctcccctgctcatgctctgcctctgtctcaaaacattaaaaaattttttttttaataataattataataaaagaaaaaaatagtcctTCTTTgctccctggctctgcccctttcccggctgccgctgccgctgccgctgctgctgggGGAGCCCACCCTTCACTCTCACCCCGTCCTGGCCCCGTAGGCGCGGCCTGGCGTCGCCTCCTGCCCTGCGCCACCGTGAGATGCTGCCCTCTGGGCCCAGCGGCGCCCCCAGTCCCGTCCACCACGCCCCACCCGATGCGAAAAGCAGGGCCGGGTCTAGGCCAAGTGCAAAGCCGGAGGAGCCACGAGTACCGGGACTAGGAGGCGTGCCTCCGGAGCTTAGGTCACCAAGGTGATTACCAACTGGTTGGAAAACGTGGTCCGGGAAAGCATAGTGAAGTATTTGAGGCCATTAACATCACCAACAGCGAGGCAGTGGTTGTAAAAATTCTCAAGCCAgtgaacaaaaaagataaaaggagaggTTAGGGTTCTGGAGAAGCTTCATGGTGGGACAAATATCATTAAGCTGAGGGACACCGTGAAGGACTCTGTGTCAAAGACACCAgctttggggggcacctggatggttcagtgggttaagcacctggctcttggtttcgATCCCGTCATGGTCTGGaggtcaggagtttgagccctgcgtctgcggacggtgtggaacctgtttggaatcctttctctctctccctccctcctcatgctctctctctgtctcctcatgtgttctctctctcaaaatgaataaataaacttaaaaacgattacacctgaaaataatggaATGTCATTTTCAGTTGagttcactttattattttagaaacaagCATTTCATAATTTTACTATGTTTTTACTTCCGAGTATCACCTGTTTATACACAGTgccagcatttttaaaatagattatctAAATGATTAATATCTATAGTGAGATAATGCTATTTGTCCTCCTTTATAATCTACACagttaaataatttctttgtatttaagtttAATTCATTGCTGGTACATCTTTACTTATCTCGACTTTcatgttaatgaaaaaaatggcCTCTGATTTGGGCTACGCATGGTAATGATGTGTCAAaacagatttataaaaatatactccAATATTTTTACATGGCAGATTTGACATCTTTATGTTAAGATAATGAGAGCAAGAAATttacctcttaaaaaaataaatttacctcTACTATTTCAAATAAATCTCCAAGTAGTTTAAccatgtattaaataaataattttcccaaatatttgaTGATTTACTTTCATCCAACACAGTTTTTAGTTTACTGACTCTGATCTGTGCTATTGATCCGTGTACGTCTTCAGCAATGACAAGTTGTGGTTAATCGTCTTTGTATCTAACACAGCAAGTTCTCTTCATTGAACTTAAGTGTAAATTTATAGAgagtatataatacattatgtAATATggaatgtatataatatatagtatataattgggtatgtttacattttttgttttgtagtattagaaaaatgtaggggtgcctggctgcctcactCGGTacagcatttgactcttgatttcagggttgtgagttcaagctctatagtaggcatggagactacttaaaataatagttaaaaagaaaaaaaagaaaaatttataaattttcacTTGAATTATATGAAAAAGACACTGTGTTAATTAAATCATTTACAATATTAGACTGTCTTGGAAATAAGTCTATCTCTGCTATTTGTTTACTACtgattttaagctttttttttttttttaagtttatttacttattttgagagacagagagagagagagagagagagagagagagagagagagagaatcccaagcaggctccatgctcaatatgaagcccaacttggggctggatctcacaacgagatcatgacctgagccgaaatcaagagacagatgtttaaccgactgagccacccagacaccccaaacagagcattatttctccttctccttcttatcGTCCTTCTCCTCCtactccttcttctcctcttccccttcctccttcttcttcttttaagtatttactttgagagaaacacagagaggggggtggggccaagagagatggagagacagaatcccaagcaggctccatgctgtcagtgcagaaccccctgtggggctcaatctcaagaactatgacatcatgacaagagctgagatcaagagtttgatgcttagcctattgagccgcccaggtgctcccaaaCAGAGTATTTCTTAAAGACAGAGCATTCTTCTTATGGAAGTCTCCCTTTAAAAtcttgttgaggggcgcctgggtggcgcagtcggttaagcgtccgacttcagccaggtcacgatctcgcggtccgggagttcgagccccgcgtcaggctctgggctgatggctcagagcctggagcctgtttccgattctgtgtctccctctctctctgcccctcccccgttcatgctctgtctctttctgtcccaaaaataaataaacgttgaaaaaaaaaaaatttaaaatcttgttgaatttaattttctattaatttacttcagatctctgcctctttttccatCACTGATAAGGTTTTTTATCTGAGTGAAAGCACTGACTTTCCACAAAGGTTCATACAAAATAGACCTGGTTTGGATACCTGCCCCAAAGAGTTTCCCTAATGTGATTCCTTTCTTTTGAGTATCATGGTGATTTATATACTAAGCTAGATCCCTTACATTTAGAATTATGGGAAAATCTGATACATTTCATTAACTGACAAGCTTATAAGCATCTGTATTTTAGGCGGGTTTTACCTTCTTTAGTTTCCAAACTGCTCATTTATCTGTTCCCTCTGGATACAGATGTCACTTGGTTTTAAGAGTCCTgtctaaagacagaaaaaaaaattaagtacggTAAGAATAAAGTAATTTAACAATGAAATGCtaagaataaaatgtgtattgTCTAGGTTGAAAAATATTGCCTTAAAGAcacaaaacttagaaaatattattaatagaagaaaatgtctttgaaaactggtataatggaatatttcaaatatatgtgaAAGATAACAGCATAAGGCCCACAGACTTATCACCACCTTAAACAGTTAAATTACCAGCACGcagtcatttcatttcatctataCTGTCACCCACGTTATCCACACCAgattatttaacaaaaaaaatcatatgtataattatattcTCAAGTAAATAATCAAGAACGTACTCCTACACAATGACATGGGATGTAAAGATTGGATTCCTTCATAAGGAGGACCTGAGTACCTTTCTAATACCTACAACAATAACTACTCAATAATATCATTAAATAGCAATAAGAGCTCATGTTTCTCTTATTCACCCCcatataatttgtgtttttctattaAGAGTTTGGCAATTAATAAGTCCccctctttttcttattcttataaaAAAATGGATCATTTATCTAGAATAATTTAAGATGTTCTATCAACTTATTACATCCTACTGATACTGCTTCATATGCTGTCCCAGTCAGTCACACTAAAGGTATAATTTTTGCTAGTGGCTTACTCAAGTTCTAGTTCAGTTTATTGTGAAGAACACTTCAGAGGTAATACAGTTCCTTCTTACTGCCTCCCATTCAAAGAagttttttatagctttttatataagctttttataagttttttatagctcagcacagagcccaactcagggctcgaacccatgagctgtgagatcacaacctgagccgaagtcggatgctcaacggactgaaccacccaggtgcccctgtgagaAGTTGCATTTAGAGGCCACAATCTGGAGAACAGAGGTGGTAGTTGCTCGGGAGTTGATCACAATATCTGAACCTGTTCAGTTAAAAAAACTATATCTATCTCTCTATGCATTTCAAGTCAAATACACATTGGTTAATGTTGACTTCTTTCAATTACATGGATCACATTAATATTcttattcagtcatttaaaaaaaattgatgatttTACTAAAAATACGATATTGGATACCAGTTCACAATCTTGGCTGAtagttttggtgttttgtttgaaTACACCCTGATAAAAATcgacacaattatttttttttagtttctcaaaAGTAATTATTTGTATGGATTGGTCATAAACTTCTCACATAATAAGGGTTGTATAGGTATACAATCATGTTTTAAAGTCACATTGAGATTGAAAGTAATGAGTTattcttggggcgtctgggtggctcagttggttaagcgtcccacttcggctcaggtcatgatctcacatttcatgggttcaagccctggattgggctctgtgctgacagctcagagcctggagcctgcttcagattctgtctccctctctctatgcccctcccctactcacagtctgtctttcaaaaaatgaataaagctgttaaaaaaaaaaaaggaattcgtAATTACATTTATCTAAAATATCTAACGATTGGTGGAAGAGTATAAACCTCCAAATCCCATGTGGAGATAGGactcttaagaaaaaagaactagattccacatttaagagAGCAGAGATCATCGGGGACTTCAATATTCTCAGATTCTCAATGTTACCCTGACCTGGAACCAGATTTCAAAATTACTGTGACATTCGAATGATCCTCCAAATCTGAAACTCTTCCTACCCAACAAGGACCTCACGATCCCCTGATCAGTAGGAATTTTTAATGTGGTCACCCCTGACAGACGTGTAGCGTTTAACAGCATGGTTTGTTCCGGCAGATAAAGTTCTACTCAAGGAGCATAATGATGGATATTTCAATATTCTTTCTCTGAGAGCACAGTGCACATAATTTAGCCCCTACCCATGTCTCCATGGCGTCCATTCCCTTTTGATTAAGGGAATAGAATGAGTCTCTTTTGCCCTTGAACGACTACAGTTCAAACATAGGAGTGACCCATGGTGATCACAGGTGTTAAGTAGTCAGAGACTCCTCCAAGTTGACTCTGATTTACAGAAACTATGTAAATTCTCACTCCACATAAAATGACATCTTTGTTGGAGAATTAAATTCattacatgttttcttttcaaagttatttATGGAACTTTCCCTTGGTTTAAAATTCTTCTCTGATAAAGTTCATATGTATATTGtactacattttcttaaaattaccCTTCAATTTTAATTGCTgttataaaaattacaattgtatctaaacattttaaacaaatccaTCTGCCTATAAAGTTGATGTGAATGTTTATGTCTAAATATGCCACGACTCCCTCCTCCTTCAGTAACCCAAGGCCTAAAGGTTGCTGTCAATTGGTGTGCATCCTTGGAGAAACATCTTATCTACAGTGACGTAGTAAAATCTCCTTTAAATAACCACTATCTGACCCTTTTGTTGCTTTTAAGGACATATTCTGAATGTCCTCTATGcagaaaaaaatgtggtttatgGAAAGCCCTACAGGAAACATGAAGACAGTAATACATATATTTTGGATTTCCTCCAGATCTTCTGCCCCAGTTAAGACCAATTTCCACTTGAAATTGATGGGCTCTTCCAACTTGGAAATGGGGATTATCTTCCTCATTCAGGCAGCAGTGGGGATCCTGGGAAATTCCCTCCTCTTTGGTGTTCATACCTTCACTTTGCTCACAGGACACAAGTTGAAAACCAAAGACTTGATTCTCAACCAACTGGTCTTAGCCAACAACTTGGTGCTTTTCTCCAAAGGGATCCCTCAGACCATGGCAGCTTTTGGATGGAAATCTTTCCTAGATGACCCTGGATGTAAAGTTGTCTTCTATGTCCACAGGGTGAGCAGAGGAGTTGCCCTCAGCATCACCTGCCTGTTGAGTGGCTACCAGGCCAGTAAGCTTCATCCTAAAATCTCTGGGGTGATGGGGCTCAGAACGTCTCCAAAATGCATTGGCttctgctgtttcctctgctggaTCTTGCATCTCCTGTTAAATATCTACACTCCAATGAAAATGACTGGGCCAGTGAACAGCAAaaaccttactttaaaaaatatatttgtctaCTGTTCTAAACTACCACAAGATAAACTTAGAGACTCACTAAATGctgtcatatatttttattttgactttgtgTTTTTGAGCATCATGGTGTGGGCCAGTGGCTCCATGGTCCTTGTCCTGCTCAGGCACAAGCAGCGAGTCCAACACATTCACAGCCGCAGCCTTTCCCCCAGACCCTCCCACGAGGCCAGAGCCACACAAACCATCCTGATGCTGGTGAGCTCCTTTGTCTGCTGTTACTGTCTctcttccattttgtctttttgcaTAACATTTATTCGGAGTCCAAACGAGTGGCTAGTAAACATCAGTGTGTTTGCAGCATCATGTTTTCCAACATTCAGCCCATTTGTGTTCATCAGCAGTGATATGCATGTCTCTCGGTTCTGCTCTGCCTGCTGGACAAGGAAAACAATTTCCTTAATCTGGTAAAACAGTTGTCTATCTTTTGATCTGTGCAGataaatctatttttagtttcacCCTTCATTAAAATATACGTGACTATTTGGTGCTAGTTACAATTCTAGGAATCTGTGATATCCAGTGATTAACACCCCACTCTCATACAGGCATAGTAGAGCCAAAATAGATTTATACAATATGCAATTATTACTTAACATACACAGGCTGTATTCCGCAACTAAGAAGTTTAAGGTCCTTTACAGAGTATAGTGTATGAGAACTACTTGCCAACATAAGTAAAATGTCACCTATATCTAGTAAGGGCTTCTCAATAGTTGTAATATGTTTTTTCCCTAAACGTAAGTGAATGAGACTGTATCTATCAGGGAAAAGATCTGGAATGGCCCATATGGGGAATGTAcatacaacctttttttttttttttaaatgtttatttatttttgacagagagagagagagcgtgagcaggggaagggcagagagagagggagacacagaatctgaaacaggctccaggctccgaggtatcaacacagagcctgatgcggggcttgaactcatggacagcgagatcatgacctgagccaaagtcggacgctcaacagactgagccacccaggcacccctgtacacGCAACTTTAATAAACAACAAAACTGTAGTGTTTGTGGCAGAATACCACAGGTCAGAGAAAAATTCTAAACTTTGTCCTAACAATGACAAAGGTCAATGAAGAGGTGTAGGAACATGTGTGAATCATCACCTTTGCTTTTTAGATGTCATTTAgtacatacataataaaatgtgtttcattttaataaactTCCATTTGACTCCCAATTTTGGTTAAAATATTATGGTTTAATGGTTCTCAAACCTAGTGTGTTTCCAACCTTCAGTCATtggcatttattttaaacaaaaggcagggacacctgggtggctcagtcggttgaacatcccatcttgatttcggctcaagtcatgatcccaaggtcgtgggatcgaaccctgcatcaggctctgtgctgagcgtggagcctgcttaagattctctttctctctctctccacctctctcccctgcttgcactccccctaaaataaaataaacaaacaaaagacaaaatttcaAGAGCTTAAGCATTTTTCACTCTATTTCTCACATTTAGTATCAAATATAAgagttcttttttcccccactggcctatttttctctatttaattcACGCTGTTCATATTGTCCTTAaggattttatcttattttatattagtttagtttagtttagtttgagagagaaagagagagggagagagctggggggagggcagagagagagggagagacagagaatcccaagcagcctctaaactgtgagcacagagcctgacacggggctcaaactcacaaaccatgagatcatgacctgacctgaaatcaagagtcacatgcttaactgactgagccacccaggcgccccgtgtctttaggattttaattcaatcttttaattttgctgaagaGTCCAGGCAATTTTAcaactacagtaaaaccttggtttgtgagtaacttgttatgtgagtgttccacaaaagcagcaaacatttctaatatattttaactttataaacgAGCAacgtcttgcaatacgagtagtacatgatgccaaacgTTACATGATTacaactgaaccaatggttctctctctctccctctccctatctctctgcaggattgtgggtgattgtctcccatgctcagatgctcagtctcagggcatggtatttggcagaaatcagtgatttttcagaatgctgGAAGTTGCCTACAACTggtactagtgtattttttgtcacttcaaagcacctgtggacagtcctttgcttctccatacaagagaaagcttaggaaggctttgcttcattctaggtccggctgcctgcagatatagaccctttcctctgctgccatATTGCCTTATATGTTCAATGTAACATAATATATGACAAGAGTGTATTAACATTATACTGCAGTCAATATCCACGCGAGCATATACAATGACCCtgtgcagaaaaagattccattgagccaacagacagcagtgattctgttaTAATGAAAGTTGTCCTAAAAATAACTCTCCTCtcatctccctcacaccagccatgaaggttttcaaaggtaagtgcaggttaatttatttttctttatattttgtattatattacagtattgtaatcatttttatttgaatatttttgggttgtgaaatgaatcatctgagtttccattattttttatggagaaattcactttgatatacaagtgctttggattacaagcatgtttctggaacaaattatactcgtaaaccaaggttttactgtattttatagtTAATTTTGATAAATCCTAGGACTGAATGCTATCTTCGAGAAAGTATAACCTTATTTATTTGCACacagaaaatgacatttaaaggCCTCCTTAAGtccaattaatttttataaaaatttcatgAACTGTGCAACTCTTTCTTGAGCTCAAGTTTGCACAATAGTCTCTGATGAGGCCTTATCGTTCCCATTATATCCATTCACACAGTCCCCGCTATCAGGTCAGGGTGTGTTTCTCTAAACCACCCTGATTAAATGCTTTCTAATTACCAGTCACCACTAACTTCTGTCTTCTCTAGTCCTAAGGTAATTCTTAGACCAATTAATTCCTGAATAGTTGATGAGAATACATTGTATCTATAACTGAGCCTTAGCCCAAGGACACCTAATCCATACAGTTGATCAACGAAGCCACAGAAGATACagcagtttccttatctgtgatgACCCACCTCCCAGTGAGCTCTCGGAGACCTGTGCTTATGCCCGCCGCCCTCAGTTCCTTCCTCACCTGCATGTCTGTCCTCTGACCTTACTGGTCTGTATGCTCTATGGCAGATTCCATATTTTCTAACAGTGCGcctgaaattattttatctttatgggTTTACTAACAATTCGCTCATACATACAAGCTAACTATCCTCATGTCCATCTGGAagatgagaaaacacatttacagccTATGAACTCCAGCCATCATTCCACAGCACCACTCGACTCAACCTTGTTTGTCCAAGTTCCAGACCctgtttttaatggaaatactTTGCTTCCAAGTAACTGATCATCCTGTTTCTGAAGTTGAATGAATCACTTGGGGAAAGgtgtttcttttgcattttatggACTGATCTGTGTTTCACCTGATTTTCAGCCAAGCTATCACTTTCTGGGTCTGTAAACACTGATAGGGATACTGATTGTGTTTATGTTTCATGCCTTGCCCCTCATGACAGAAGTCTCACTCAAGAGAAACCTGCTAGTTAAATCTAACATTCAACCTTTTTGgtttcccatttccttttttttttttctcttttcagctcTGTGCAGGTTATGTATAATTCATCTCCATtaaattcttacattttatttatgttttttggtgctaTAATTTAAGGACCACACTTATGTTtaccccatttttttctttacacttttaTTGTGAAATGTAACATTACTACAGGgaattattatacatatattatatatatatgtatatatattaagtatatttagaatattatatatgtatatatattaaatatatatatttagaatttaacAAATGTTCCTAAAATAGATACTTCTGTATCTGCCACTGAGGGAAATACAAAGTATACTTGTAGTGTGCCCTGCCATGTCAAGTGCTCCATGCCAGACACGGTCTACACCTCCTCCAAGAGGAAAGCAACATCCAGATTTTTAAAGTCGGCATCTTTTGgacttaaagaaatttttaatgcttattcatttttgagagacagagtgcaagctgggagtggggcgggggggggggggtggggtgcgggaggagacacagaatccgaagcaggctccagactccgagctgtcagcacagctcccaacttggggctcgaattcatgaactgagatcatgacctgaggcaaaattggaagcttaaccaactgagccacacaggtgccccttttggATTTTCTCAATAGTTTTCCTTACTATGCATAAATTCTAAAACTATAGTTTGTTTTTGTATACTATTGACATttataggagtgaaatcatatattatgcatttattttgccCAACCCATGTCAGTAAGATTCATTTATGCTGTTCAATGTGTCTGTATCATCCATTTTCATTGCTGTTGAGGGCACCACATTCCACTTTCCTAACGGCACACGGgagaaaaatgaggcagaaacAAGTCAGCTGCaag from the Prionailurus viverrinus isolate Anna chromosome E2, UM_Priviv_1.0, whole genome shotgun sequence genome contains:
- the LOC125152442 gene encoding vomeronasal type-1 receptor 1 — encoded protein: MGSSNLEMGIIFLIQAAVGILGNSLLFGVHTFTLLTGHKLKTKDLILNQLVLANNLVLFSKGIPQTMAAFGWKSFLDDPGCKVVFYVHRVSRGVALSITCLLSGYQASKLHPKISGVMGLRTSPKCIGFCCFLCWILHLLLNIYTPMKMTGPVNSKNLTLKNIFVYCSKLPQDKLRDSLNAVIYFYFDFVFLSIMVWASGSMVLVLLRHKQRVQHIHSRSLSPRPSHEARATQTILMLVSSFVCCYCLSSILSFCITFIRSPNEWLVNISVFAASCFPTFSPFVFISSDMHVSRFCSACWTRKTISLIW